A genomic window from Populus nigra chromosome 7, ddPopNigr1.1, whole genome shotgun sequence includes:
- the LOC133699969 gene encoding abscisic-aldehyde oxidase-like isoform X1, with the protein MRSLSFMCLPHELTQTQKPESHKMEEEQIERETKSLVFAVNGQRFELSSVDPSMTLLEFLRTQTPFKGVKLGCGEGGCGACIVLLSKYDPVIDQVEDLTVSSCLTLLCSVNGCAITTTEGLGNSKDGFHSIHQRFAGFHSSQCGFCTPGMCIALFGALVNAEKTDRPKPSPGFSKLTAVEAEKAIAGNLCRCTGYRSIADACKSFAADVDMEDLGLNCFWKKGESQDVKISRLPSYDHNNEICTFPEFLKCEIKSSFLLDSQKSSWYNPVSVKELQSLLKAIKGNNGARIKLVAGNTGVGYYKDLQHYDNYINLCYVPELSIIGKDHTGIEIGATVTISKAIKALKTESNGEFLSESEMVFKKIAVQMEKIATQFVRNTGSVGGNLMMAQKNCFPSDIATILLAAGSFVNIITDTMHEKLSLEDFLERPPLDSESILTSVKIPKWEPIKNDSSEKDCKMLFETYRAAPRPLGNALPYLNAAFLAEVCRWKSSGAIALNKCMFAFGAYGTRHSIRAREVEEFLTGKQLTLDVLYESIKLVGASVVPEDGTTSSAYRSSLAVGFLFDFLGPLIDNVAKISNHWLDNYGSAAIFTVDEVKQKHDQLDHVKVPTLLSLSKHVFEVTKEYHPVGEPVKKSGAALQASGEAIFVDDIPSPMNCLYGAFIYSTKPFAKVKSIKFKSKSLPFGVAALICFKDIPKDGENIGSKSIFGAEPLFADEMTRYAGERIALVVADTQKHADVASNLVVVDYDMENLEPPILTLEEAVKRSSFFEVPPFFYPKQVGDASKGMAEADHKILSAKMKLGSQYYFYMENQSALALPDEDNCLVVYSSSQCPEFSHSTIARCLGLPEHNVRVITRRVGGGFGGKALKSIPVATACALAAYTLQRPVRMYLNRKTDMIMAGGRHPMEITYSVGFKYSGKITALQLDILINAGISPDISPAMPHNMLGALKKYDWGALSFDIKICKTNHSSKSAMRGPGETQASFIAEAVIEHVASTLSMDVDSVRSINLHTYDSLKMFYVSSGEALEYSLTSMWDKIAMSSNLNQRTEAVKEFNRSNVWKKRGISRVPVVHEVMVRPTPGKVGILSDGSVIVEVGGIELGQGLWTKVKQMAAFALNAIRCDGEGVLLDKIRVIQSDTLSLIQGGFTSGSTTSESSCEAVRLCCKTLVERLTPLKERLQVQMGSVRWEMLISQAYLEALNLSANSFFVPDLNSMQYLNYGAAVSEVEVNLLTGETTILRSDIIYDCGKSLNPAVDLGQIEGAFVQGIGFLMLEDYTTNPDGLVVSDSTWSYKIPTMDTIPKQINVEIHNSGHHKNRVLSSKACGEPPLLLAASVYFAAQAAIKEARKQMRSWGCIEQPAFNFQVPAIMPTVKELCGLDSVERYLQWKIGSETSSELD; encoded by the exons ATGCGCTCGCTGTCTTTTATGTGTCTACCTCACGAACTGACGCAGACACAAAAACCAGAGTCTCATAAAATGGAAGAGGAGCAGATAGAAAGAGAAACGAAAAGTCTGGTTTTTGCTGTTAATGGACAAAGGTTTGAGCTTTCAAGTGTTGACCCTTCAATGACTTTGCTTGAATTCTTGCGTACACAGACCCCTTTCAAGGGTGTCAAGCTTGGTTGTGGTGAAG gTGGTTGTGGTGCTTGTATTGTTCTACTCTCCAAGTATGATCCTGTGATCGATCAAGTTGAAGATCTTACAGTAAGCTCATGTCTGACACTGCTTTGCAGTGTAAATGGATGCGCAATTACAACAACTGAAGGCCTTGGAAATAGCAAAGATGGGTTCCACTCAATTCACCAAAGGTTTGCTGGCTTCCATTCTTCTCAATGTGGCTTTTGTACTCCTGGAATGTGCATTGCACTCTTTGGGGCCCTGGTTAATGCTGAAAAGACTGATCGGCCGAAACCCTCTCCAGGATTCTCCAAGTTGACAGCTGTTGAAGCTGAAAAGGCTATTGCAGGAAACCTTTGTCGCTGTACCGGGTATCGATCCATTGCAGATGCTTGCAAAAGTTTTGCAGCTGATGTTGATATGGAGGATTTGGGATTAAATTGTTTCTGGAAGAAGGGAGAAAGTCAAGATGTAAAGATAAGTAGGTTACCTTCATATGACCATAATAACGAGATTTGTACTTTCCCTGAATTTCTTAAATGTGAAATCAAATCTTCCTTTCTTTTGGATTCTCAAAAGTCCTCTTGGTACAATCCTGTCAGTGTTAAGGAGCTCCAGAGCCTATTAAAAGCCATTAAAGGCAACAACGGGGCCAGGATCAAACTAGTGGCTGGTAACACAGGCGTGGGTTACTATAAGGATCTACAACACTACGACAATTACATTAATCTCTGCTATGTTCCTGAGCTTTCAATTATTGGGAAAGATCATACAGGGATTGAAATTGGGGCAACTGTTACTATTTCTAAAGCCATCAAAGCTTTGAAGACAGAGAGTAATGGCGAGTTTCTATCAGAAAGTGAGATGGTGTTCAAAAAAATTGCAGTCCAAATGGAAAAAATAGCCACTCAATTTGTTCGAAATACAGGTAGTGTGGGGGGGAATTTAATGATGGCACAGAAGAATTGTTTTCCTTCAGATATTGCAACGATACTTCTTGCAGCTGGTTCATTTGTGAATATAATAACTGATACCATGCATGAAAAGCTTTCCTTGGAGGATTTTCTGGAAAGGCCTCCACTGGATTCAGAAAGTATACTTACAAGTGTTAAAATCCCAAAATGGGAACCAATTAAGAATGATTCTTCTGAAAAGGATTGCAAGATGCTCTTTGAAACCTATCGAGCTGCACCCCGACCTCTTGGGAATGCCTTGCCCTATTTAAATGCTGCTTTTTTGGCTGAAGTTTGTCGCTGGAAATCTTCCGGGGCAATTGCTCTAAACAAATGCATGTTCGCTTTTGGTGCCTATGGAACCAGACATTCAATTAGAGCAAGGGAAGTTGAGGAATTTTTAACAGGAAAACAATTAACTCTTGATGTTCTGTATGAGAGTATTAAATTAGTTGGAGCCTCTGTGGTACCTGAAGATGGCACAACAAGCTCTGCGTATAGGTCAAGCCTGGctgttggttttttatttgactttctTGGTCCCTTAATAGACAATGTTGCTAAAATTTCTAACCATTGGTTGGATAACTATGGTAGTGCAGCAATATTCACTGTTGACGAAGTAAAACAGAAACACGACCAGCTTGATCATGTTAAAGTCCCAACTTTGCTGTCATTATCAAAACACGTGTTTGAAGTAACCAAGGAGTATCATCCTGTTGGTGAGCCAGTGAAAAAATCTGGAGCTGCCCTTCAAGCTTCtg GTGAGGCTATTTTTGTGGATGACATTCCCTCTCCGATGAATTGTCTATATGGAGCATTCATTTATAGTACAAAGCCTTTTGCTAAGGTCAAAAGTATAAAATTCAAGTCTAAATCACTACCATTTGGGGTTGCTGCACTTATCTGTTTCAAAGATATTCCGAAAGATGGGGAGAACATAGGTTCTAAATCCATTTTTGGTGCTGAACCTTTGTTTGCTGATGAGATGACTCGGTATGCTGGAGAGCGTATTGCTTTAGTG GTTGCAGATACACAGAAACATGCAGATGTGGCATCAAACCTAGTCGTGGTAGATTATGACATGGAAAATCTAGAACCACCTATTTTAACACTGGAAGAAGCTGTTAAGAGATCTAGCTTTTTTGAGGTCCCTCCTTTCTTCTACCCCAAACAAGTTGGAGATGCATCAAAAGGAATGGCCGAAGCTGATCATAAGATTCTCTCTGCTAAG ATGAAACTTGGATCACAATATTATTTCTATATGGAGAATCAGAGTGCTCTTGCTTTGCCTGATGAAGACAACTGCTTGGTGGTTTACAGTTCCAGTCAATGCCCTGAGTTTTCACATTCTACAATTGCAAGATGTCTTGGTCTTCCTGAGCATAATGTGCGTGTAATTACAAGAAGGGTTGGAGGAGGCTTCGGTGGAAAGGCTTTAAAATCCATTCCT GTAGCAACAGCATGTGCACTTGCAGCATACACTTTACAACGACCTGTCAGGATGTATCTCAATCGCAAGACTGACATGATAATGGCAGGAGGGAGGCATCCCATGGAAATAACTTACAGTGTAGGGTTCAAATATAGTGGGAAAATCACAGCCTTACAACTCGATATACTGATTAATGCAGGGATATCTCCAGATATAAGTCCAGCAATGCCACATAACATGCTGGGTGCTCTTAAGAAATATGACTGGGGTGCTTTATCTTTTGATATAAAGATTTGCAAAACAAACCATTCAAGTAAATCAGCAATGCGGGGCCCTGGGGAGACACAAGCATCATTTATTGCAGAAGCTGTaatagaacatgtagcctccACCCTTTCTATGGATGTTGATTCTGTGAGAAGCATAAATCTCCATACATACGACAGCCTTAAAATGTTCTATGTCTCTTCAGGTGAAGCTCTTGAGTATTCTTTAACTTCAATGTGGGATAAGATAGCCATGTCATCAAACTTGAATCAAAGGACTGAAGCGGTAAAAGAGTTTAATCGGAGTAATGTGTGGAAGAAAAGAGGCATTTCTCGAGTGCCTGTTGTGCATGAAGTGATGGTGAGACCAACTCCTGGGAAAGTTGGCATTCTAAGTGATGGGTCTGTTATTGTTGAAGTTGGAGGGATAGAGCTGGGCCAGGGGCTCTGGACAAAGGTAAAACAGATGGCTGCATTTGCTCTCAATGCAATCAGATGTGATGGAGAAGGAGTGCTCTTGGATAAAATACGGGTGATACAATCTGATACACTGAGTTTAATTCAAGGAGGGTTTACGTCTGGTAGCACTACATCTGAATCAAGCTGTGAAGCAGTTAGACTTTGCTGTAAAACCTTGGTTGAGAGACTAACACCTTTGAAGGAAAGGTTGCAGGTGCAGATGGGTTCTGTGAGATGGGAGATGCTCATATCCCAG GCATATTTGGAAGCTCTGAACTTGTCAGCCAATTCTTTCTTTGTCCCTGACTTGAATTCCATGCAATACTTAAACTACGGTGCAGCAGTCAGTGAG GTGGAGGTGAATCTTCTGACTGGCGAAACAACAATTTTGAGGTCAGATATTATCTATGACTGCGGAAAAAGTCTGAACCCTGCTGTGGATTTAGGACAG ATTGAAGGAGCTTTTGTCCAAGGAATCGGGTTTCTTATGCTTGAAGATTACACCACAAACCCAGATGGATTAGTGGTTTCTGACAGCACTTGGTCATATAAGATCCCTACAATGGACACAATACCGAAACAGATCAATGTTGAAATCCATAACAGTGGACATCACAAAAATCGTGTTCTTTCATCAAAAG CTTGTGGTGAGCCACCACTACTCCTAGCAGCCTCAGTTTACTTCGCTGCACAAGCAGCTATTAAAGAGGCCCGCAAACAGATGCGTTCATGGGGTTGTATAGAGCAGCCAGCATTCAACTTCCAGGTTCCTGCCATTATGCCAACCGTGAAGGAGCTTTGTGGGCTGGACAGTGTGGAGAGGTACTTACAGTGGAAAATCGGAAGCGAGACCTCCTCCGAGCTAGACTAG
- the LOC133699969 gene encoding abscisic-aldehyde oxidase-like isoform X2, translating into MDAQLQQLKALEIAKMGSTQFTKGFSKLTAVEAEKAIAGNLCRCTGYRSIADACKSFAADVDMEDLGLNCFWKKGESQDVKISRLPSYDHNNEICTFPEFLKCEIKSSFLLDSQKSSWYNPVSVKELQSLLKAIKGNNGARIKLVAGNTGVGYYKDLQHYDNYINLCYVPELSIIGKDHTGIEIGATVTISKAIKALKTESNGEFLSESEMVFKKIAVQMEKIATQFVRNTGSVGGNLMMAQKNCFPSDIATILLAAGSFVNIITDTMHEKLSLEDFLERPPLDSESILTSVKIPKWEPIKNDSSEKDCKMLFETYRAAPRPLGNALPYLNAAFLAEVCRWKSSGAIALNKCMFAFGAYGTRHSIRAREVEEFLTGKQLTLDVLYESIKLVGASVVPEDGTTSSAYRSSLAVGFLFDFLGPLIDNVAKISNHWLDNYGSAAIFTVDEVKQKHDQLDHVKVPTLLSLSKHVFEVTKEYHPVGEPVKKSGAALQASGEAIFVDDIPSPMNCLYGAFIYSTKPFAKVKSIKFKSKSLPFGVAALICFKDIPKDGENIGSKSIFGAEPLFADEMTRYAGERIALVVADTQKHADVASNLVVVDYDMENLEPPILTLEEAVKRSSFFEVPPFFYPKQVGDASKGMAEADHKILSAKMKLGSQYYFYMENQSALALPDEDNCLVVYSSSQCPEFSHSTIARCLGLPEHNVRVITRRVGGGFGGKALKSIPVATACALAAYTLQRPVRMYLNRKTDMIMAGGRHPMEITYSVGFKYSGKITALQLDILINAGISPDISPAMPHNMLGALKKYDWGALSFDIKICKTNHSSKSAMRGPGETQASFIAEAVIEHVASTLSMDVDSVRSINLHTYDSLKMFYVSSGEALEYSLTSMWDKIAMSSNLNQRTEAVKEFNRSNVWKKRGISRVPVVHEVMVRPTPGKVGILSDGSVIVEVGGIELGQGLWTKVKQMAAFALNAIRCDGEGVLLDKIRVIQSDTLSLIQGGFTSGSTTSESSCEAVRLCCKTLVERLTPLKERLQVQMGSVRWEMLISQAYLEALNLSANSFFVPDLNSMQYLNYGAAVSEVEVNLLTGETTILRSDIIYDCGKSLNPAVDLGQIEGAFVQGIGFLMLEDYTTNPDGLVVSDSTWSYKIPTMDTIPKQINVEIHNSGHHKNRVLSSKACGEPPLLLAASVYFAAQAAIKEARKQMRSWGCIEQPAFNFQVPAIMPTVKELCGLDSVERYLQWKIGSETSSELD; encoded by the exons ATGGATGCGCAATTACAACAACTGAAGGCCTTGGAAATAGCAAAGATGGGTTCCACTCAATTCACCAAAG GATTCTCCAAGTTGACAGCTGTTGAAGCTGAAAAGGCTATTGCAGGAAACCTTTGTCGCTGTACCGGGTATCGATCCATTGCAGATGCTTGCAAAAGTTTTGCAGCTGATGTTGATATGGAGGATTTGGGATTAAATTGTTTCTGGAAGAAGGGAGAAAGTCAAGATGTAAAGATAAGTAGGTTACCTTCATATGACCATAATAACGAGATTTGTACTTTCCCTGAATTTCTTAAATGTGAAATCAAATCTTCCTTTCTTTTGGATTCTCAAAAGTCCTCTTGGTACAATCCTGTCAGTGTTAAGGAGCTCCAGAGCCTATTAAAAGCCATTAAAGGCAACAACGGGGCCAGGATCAAACTAGTGGCTGGTAACACAGGCGTGGGTTACTATAAGGATCTACAACACTACGACAATTACATTAATCTCTGCTATGTTCCTGAGCTTTCAATTATTGGGAAAGATCATACAGGGATTGAAATTGGGGCAACTGTTACTATTTCTAAAGCCATCAAAGCTTTGAAGACAGAGAGTAATGGCGAGTTTCTATCAGAAAGTGAGATGGTGTTCAAAAAAATTGCAGTCCAAATGGAAAAAATAGCCACTCAATTTGTTCGAAATACAGGTAGTGTGGGGGGGAATTTAATGATGGCACAGAAGAATTGTTTTCCTTCAGATATTGCAACGATACTTCTTGCAGCTGGTTCATTTGTGAATATAATAACTGATACCATGCATGAAAAGCTTTCCTTGGAGGATTTTCTGGAAAGGCCTCCACTGGATTCAGAAAGTATACTTACAAGTGTTAAAATCCCAAAATGGGAACCAATTAAGAATGATTCTTCTGAAAAGGATTGCAAGATGCTCTTTGAAACCTATCGAGCTGCACCCCGACCTCTTGGGAATGCCTTGCCCTATTTAAATGCTGCTTTTTTGGCTGAAGTTTGTCGCTGGAAATCTTCCGGGGCAATTGCTCTAAACAAATGCATGTTCGCTTTTGGTGCCTATGGAACCAGACATTCAATTAGAGCAAGGGAAGTTGAGGAATTTTTAACAGGAAAACAATTAACTCTTGATGTTCTGTATGAGAGTATTAAATTAGTTGGAGCCTCTGTGGTACCTGAAGATGGCACAACAAGCTCTGCGTATAGGTCAAGCCTGGctgttggttttttatttgactttctTGGTCCCTTAATAGACAATGTTGCTAAAATTTCTAACCATTGGTTGGATAACTATGGTAGTGCAGCAATATTCACTGTTGACGAAGTAAAACAGAAACACGACCAGCTTGATCATGTTAAAGTCCCAACTTTGCTGTCATTATCAAAACACGTGTTTGAAGTAACCAAGGAGTATCATCCTGTTGGTGAGCCAGTGAAAAAATCTGGAGCTGCCCTTCAAGCTTCtg GTGAGGCTATTTTTGTGGATGACATTCCCTCTCCGATGAATTGTCTATATGGAGCATTCATTTATAGTACAAAGCCTTTTGCTAAGGTCAAAAGTATAAAATTCAAGTCTAAATCACTACCATTTGGGGTTGCTGCACTTATCTGTTTCAAAGATATTCCGAAAGATGGGGAGAACATAGGTTCTAAATCCATTTTTGGTGCTGAACCTTTGTTTGCTGATGAGATGACTCGGTATGCTGGAGAGCGTATTGCTTTAGTG GTTGCAGATACACAGAAACATGCAGATGTGGCATCAAACCTAGTCGTGGTAGATTATGACATGGAAAATCTAGAACCACCTATTTTAACACTGGAAGAAGCTGTTAAGAGATCTAGCTTTTTTGAGGTCCCTCCTTTCTTCTACCCCAAACAAGTTGGAGATGCATCAAAAGGAATGGCCGAAGCTGATCATAAGATTCTCTCTGCTAAG ATGAAACTTGGATCACAATATTATTTCTATATGGAGAATCAGAGTGCTCTTGCTTTGCCTGATGAAGACAACTGCTTGGTGGTTTACAGTTCCAGTCAATGCCCTGAGTTTTCACATTCTACAATTGCAAGATGTCTTGGTCTTCCTGAGCATAATGTGCGTGTAATTACAAGAAGGGTTGGAGGAGGCTTCGGTGGAAAGGCTTTAAAATCCATTCCT GTAGCAACAGCATGTGCACTTGCAGCATACACTTTACAACGACCTGTCAGGATGTATCTCAATCGCAAGACTGACATGATAATGGCAGGAGGGAGGCATCCCATGGAAATAACTTACAGTGTAGGGTTCAAATATAGTGGGAAAATCACAGCCTTACAACTCGATATACTGATTAATGCAGGGATATCTCCAGATATAAGTCCAGCAATGCCACATAACATGCTGGGTGCTCTTAAGAAATATGACTGGGGTGCTTTATCTTTTGATATAAAGATTTGCAAAACAAACCATTCAAGTAAATCAGCAATGCGGGGCCCTGGGGAGACACAAGCATCATTTATTGCAGAAGCTGTaatagaacatgtagcctccACCCTTTCTATGGATGTTGATTCTGTGAGAAGCATAAATCTCCATACATACGACAGCCTTAAAATGTTCTATGTCTCTTCAGGTGAAGCTCTTGAGTATTCTTTAACTTCAATGTGGGATAAGATAGCCATGTCATCAAACTTGAATCAAAGGACTGAAGCGGTAAAAGAGTTTAATCGGAGTAATGTGTGGAAGAAAAGAGGCATTTCTCGAGTGCCTGTTGTGCATGAAGTGATGGTGAGACCAACTCCTGGGAAAGTTGGCATTCTAAGTGATGGGTCTGTTATTGTTGAAGTTGGAGGGATAGAGCTGGGCCAGGGGCTCTGGACAAAGGTAAAACAGATGGCTGCATTTGCTCTCAATGCAATCAGATGTGATGGAGAAGGAGTGCTCTTGGATAAAATACGGGTGATACAATCTGATACACTGAGTTTAATTCAAGGAGGGTTTACGTCTGGTAGCACTACATCTGAATCAAGCTGTGAAGCAGTTAGACTTTGCTGTAAAACCTTGGTTGAGAGACTAACACCTTTGAAGGAAAGGTTGCAGGTGCAGATGGGTTCTGTGAGATGGGAGATGCTCATATCCCAG GCATATTTGGAAGCTCTGAACTTGTCAGCCAATTCTTTCTTTGTCCCTGACTTGAATTCCATGCAATACTTAAACTACGGTGCAGCAGTCAGTGAG GTGGAGGTGAATCTTCTGACTGGCGAAACAACAATTTTGAGGTCAGATATTATCTATGACTGCGGAAAAAGTCTGAACCCTGCTGTGGATTTAGGACAG ATTGAAGGAGCTTTTGTCCAAGGAATCGGGTTTCTTATGCTTGAAGATTACACCACAAACCCAGATGGATTAGTGGTTTCTGACAGCACTTGGTCATATAAGATCCCTACAATGGACACAATACCGAAACAGATCAATGTTGAAATCCATAACAGTGGACATCACAAAAATCGTGTTCTTTCATCAAAAG CTTGTGGTGAGCCACCACTACTCCTAGCAGCCTCAGTTTACTTCGCTGCACAAGCAGCTATTAAAGAGGCCCGCAAACAGATGCGTTCATGGGGTTGTATAGAGCAGCCAGCATTCAACTTCCAGGTTCCTGCCATTATGCCAACCGTGAAGGAGCTTTGTGGGCTGGACAGTGTGGAGAGGTACTTACAGTGGAAAATCGGAAGCGAGACCTCCTCCGAGCTAGACTAG
- the LOC133699033 gene encoding inactive protein RESTRICTED TEV MOVEMENT 2-like translates to MESKPNGNAAAARVHEEFEPSTDWIREPGADTLRIYLPGFKKEQLKVQVTSSRVLRISGERQLSGNRWSTFRKEIPISTNYDTNEIAARFEKGILYVKQPKIIVPDAPRPQEQARSPVEASTYDQKPAQEKAQPPPIQPPGEPEQKSSSVEGKVEPPSESEKPASEQQPEDPVAKVGMEKQMGGKIEGSEDDNLSPGTPRKEKDPVKYEWNEKSTKNGQDEAKGIATTSESSKPENLVDSSLDSTNLVKEKAEKGLLSGTEKLRMESYKKDFSGLVMDMKKPRTLVNLVLVILSIMVLGMYGRNAIRSFKKSDN, encoded by the exons ATGGAGTCAAAACCAAATGGTAATGCAGCTGCTGCACGTGTTCATGAAGAGTTTGAACCATCAACAGACTGGATACGGGAGCCAGGAGCTGACACTCTGCGAATCTATTTACCAG GCTTCAAGAAAGAGCAGCTGAAAGTTCAAGTAACCTCATCGCGTGTTCTAAGGATCAGCGGAGAACGCCAACTGAGTGGGAATAGATGGAGCACTTTCCGCAAGGAGATTCCTATCTCAACAAATTATGACACCAATGAGATCGCTGCAAGGTTTGAAAAGGGAATCCTTTATGTGAAGCAACCTAAAATAATTGTTCCAGATGCTCCTAGGCCACAGGAACAAGCGCGATCGCCTGTGGAAGCATCGACGTATGATCAGAAGCCAGCACAGGAAAAGGCACAGCCGCCTCCAATACAACCCCCAGGTGAACCTGAACAAAAGTCGTCATCAGTTGAGGGAAAAGTGGAGCCACCCTCAGAATCAGAAAAGCCCGCAAGTGAGCAACAACCTGAAGATCCTGTTGCAAAGGTTGGCATGGAGAAACAAATGGGCGGCAAGATTGAAGGATCAGAAGATGATAATCTTTCACCGGGGACACCAAGGAAGGAGAAAGATCCTGTGAAATATGAATGGAATGAGAAGAGCACTAAAAATGGGCAAGATGAAGCAAAGGGAATTGCCACAACAAGCGAAAGTTCTAAACCTGAAAATCTTGTTGACTCTAGCCTTGATTCTACAAACTTGGTTAAAGAAAAAGCAGAAAAAGGACTTCTAAGTGGAACTGAGAAACTCAGAATGGAAAGTTACAAGAAGGATTTTAGTGGTTTGGTCATGGACATGAAGAAGCCAAGAACATTGGTGAACCTGGTTCTGGTTATTTTATCTATTATGGTACTAGGGATGTATGGTAGGAATGCAATCAGATCCTTCAAGAAATCTGATAATTAA
- the LOC133699643 gene encoding inactive protein RESTRICTED TEV MOVEMENT 2-like: MESKPNGNAAAARVHEEFEPSTDWIREPGADTLRIYLPGFKKEQLKVQVTSSRVLRVSGERQLSGNRWSTFRKEIPISSNYDTNEIAARFEKGILYVKQPKIIVPDAPRPQEQARSPVEASKNDQKPAQEKAQPPSIQAPGKPEQKSSSVEGKVEPPSESATKPKKQPQEKPASEQQPEDPVAKVGMEKQMGGKIEGSEDDNLSPGTPRKEKDPVKYEWNEKSTKNGQDEAKGIATTSESSKPENLVDSSLDSTNLVKEKGLLSGTEKLRMESYKKDFSVLVMDMKKPRTLVNLVLVILFITVLGMYGRNAIRSLKKSDN; this comes from the exons ATGGAGTCAAAACCAAATGGTAATGCAGCTGCTGCACGTGTTCATGAAGAGTTTGAACCATCAACAGACTGGATACGGGAGCCAGGAGCTGACACTCTGCGAATCTATTTACCAG GCTTCAAGAAAGAGCAGCTGAAAGTTCAAGTAACCTCATCGCGTGTTCTACGGGTCAGCGGAGAACGCCAACTGAGTGGGAATAGATGGAGCACTTTCCGCAAGGAGATTCCTATCTCATCAAATTATGACACCAATGAGATCGCTGCAAGGTTTGAAAAGGGAATCCTTTATGTGAAGCAACCTAAAATAATTGTTCCAGATGCTCCTAGGCCACAGGAACAAGCGCGATCGCCTGTGGAAGCATCGAAGAATGATCAGAAGCCAGCACAGGAGAAGGCACAGCCGCCTTCAATACAAGCCCCAGGTAAACCTGAACAAAAGTCGTCATCAGTTGAGGGAAAAGTGGAGCCACCCTCAGAATCAGCTACCAAGCCTAAAAAACAACCACAGGAAAAGCCCGCAAGTGAGCAACAACCTGAAGATCCTGTTGCAAAGGTTGGCATGGAGAAACAAATGGGCGGAAAGATTGAAGGATCAGAAGATGATAATCTTTCACCGGGGACACCAAGGAAGGAGAAAGATCCTGTGAAATATGAATGGAATGAGAAGAGCACTAAAAATGGGCAAGATGAAGCAAAGGGAATTGCCACAACAAGCGAAAGTTCTAAACCTGAAAATCTTGTTGACTCTAGCCTTGATTCTACAAACttggttaaagaaaaaggaCTTCTAAGTGGAACTGAGAAACTCAGAATGGAAAGTTACAAGAAGGATTTTAGTGTTTTGGTCATGGATATGAAGAAGCCAAGAACATTGGTGAACCTGGTTctggttattttatttattacggTACTAGGGATGTATGGAAGGAATGCAATCAGATCCCTCAAGAAATCTGATAATTAA
- the LOC133699644 gene encoding inactive protein RESTRICTED TEV MOVEMENT 2-like — translation MDSTRPLAKVNDQVYEDIDPKMEWVNDAGFDTLLVRLPGSTKQQLRIQAATGDRKLKITGKSRQGDNKLIRFNKELTVPSVYDLDQIRAKFEGGVLYIKHPKKISVQPCRYRKIMQAQLQRLKSLQMKNQKTKQVDKIRLLNKYLQKHRQKDKQVEILMDEQMLLQLRLT, via the exons ATGGATAGCACTAGGCCATTGGCTAAAGTTAATGATCAAGTCTATGAAGATATTGATCCTAAAATGGAATGGGTGAATGATGCTGGATTCGACACCCTACTTGTCCGTCTACCAG GTTCTACGAAGCAGCAACTAAGGATCCAAGCAGCAACAGGTGATCGAAAACTCAAGATCACAGGAAAGAGCCGTCAGGGAGACAATAAATTGATCCGTTTTAACAAGGAGCTTACTGTTCCATCAGTTTATGATCTTGATCAAATCCGTGCTAAGTTTGAGGGTGGAGTACTTTATATCAAACACCCCAAAAAAATATCAGTCCAGCCATGCCGGTACAGGAAAATAATGCAAGCTCAACTACAGAGACTCAAAAGCCTGCAAATGAAAAACCAGAAGACGAAACAAGTGGACAAGATTAGGCTACTCAATAAGTACCTCCAAAAACACAGACAGAAGGACAAACAAGTGGAAATATTGATGGACGAGCAAATGCTACTTCAACTTAGGCTAACTTGA